The nucleotide window GAATCGGGTAGCCGCCTTCGATGAGGTCGATACAGACGGCGTCGAGTCCGCTGCGCACCATCAGGAAGACCGAGTCGCCCGACTTTTCCGCCAATGCTTGCAATGTGGGTTGGCACAGCTCGCGCAGACTGAAGTGCGGCGAGGCGGCCAGCCCGAGTTCGTAAACCACGTGCCCGAGATGGTAGTGCCGGGTCTCGCGGTTCTGCATCAGCATGCCTTGCGCGACCAGTCCCTTGACGATGCGGTGCGCCGTTGGCCGCTCCAGCGACAGGGCGTCGGCAATATCGGACAGGCGCAGGCCTTTCATGCCGTGTGCGGCCACTTCGCGCAGCACGGTGACCGCGCGGTGGATGCTCTGGGTGCCGAGCGGCGGCGTGGCACCCGCGGGAGTCTCCGGAGGGAGGGGGGCGCTGGCGTTCGCTTTTGGCCTGCGAGCCTTCGGCGCGGTTTCGACGCTTTTTGTGGACACGGTGGAAAGTGGAGCAGAGGATTGCACGCTATCGGAGGCCGGCACAATGGGCCATCGGACAAAGGGACTTCGGATTCCCGGTCCGATTAACGTGATCGTACTATATCCACTTCCCGCCGCGTTCACCTAGGCCGAACGCAACGCCGTTTTCAGCACCTTGCCATAGTGGTTCTTAGGCAGTGCGTCGAGCGCCACATATCGCTTGGGGCGCTTGAACCGTGCGATATGCGCCAGGCAGAATGCGTCGAGGGCGGCGCTGTCGAGCGTGTCCCCCGGGGTGCAAACCACGTACGCGACCACGACTTCGCCCCACTCGGCGTCCGGCTCGCCGATCACGGCCACCTCCGCGACGCCGTCGGCGCGCAGCAGTACCTCCTCGACTTCGCGCGGATAGATGTTCGTGCCGCCCGAGATGATCACGTCCTTCGAGCGGTCCTTGAGCGTGAGGTAGCCGTCGTCGTCCAGCACGCCGATATCGCCCGTCCACAGCCAGCCGTCGCGCAAGGTCTTCGCCGTCGCCTCCGGATTGCGCCAGTAGCCCTGCATCACGACGTCGCCGCGCACCACGACCTCGCCGGGCGTGCCCGCCGCGACCGGCTCGCCGTCGTCGTCGACCACGGCCACTTCCACCATGGCATGCGCGTGGCCGACCGACGCCAGACGCGGCGCCCAGCGCGGATGTTCGCTCGCCGCGATAGCCTCGCGCGGGAGCACCGTGATCGTCATCGGTGACTCGCCCTGGCCGTATATCTGCACGAAGCGCGGTCCCATCACCGAAAGCGCGCGCTCGATGTCCGCCGCGTACATTGGCCCGCCGCCGTAGACGAGCGTCCTGAACCCGTCCGACTTTGCCTCCGTGGCCTGCGCATGCCGCACCAGACGGTTCACCATGGTGGGCGCCGCGAAACACGAAATGTTCCCCAGTGACGCCGCCAGGGCGAACATCTCCTGCGCATCGAACCCACCGGACGCGGGAAACACGTGGCCCGCCGCCTGCATCATGAAGATCACGCTGTAGAGTCCCGCCCCATGTGACATCGGGGCCGCGTACAGGGTGCGGTCCTCGCGACCGGGTGTGTCGACGTCCGTCAGGTAGCACGCGGCCATCGACCACAGGTTTCGATGGGACAGCATCACACCCTTCGGGCGCCCGGTCGTTCCAGACGTGTAGAAGATCCACGCCAGATCGTCGTTTTCGCGCGACGCGACGGCGCCAGGCCGGAGGCTGCCCGCTGAGTGCCCGCTTCCTTGACTCGCTTCGACCTGGAGCCACTCGGCGACGCGGCTGTCCTCCGGCGGCATGCGCACGACCGACGGCGACACGAATTCGGCGATGGACTGGAGATCGTCCGCCTGCGCCAGCAGAATGTCCGCCGCGGCGTCGCCGACGATGAAGGCCGCCTCGCGCGGATGCAGCTTCGCGTTGATCGGCACGGCGACGAGCCCGGCCCACCAGATCGCATACAACCACTCGAGGTACTCGGGCCGGTTGCGCATCCACAGCGCCACTCGAGCGCCGTCGGCCAGCCCCATCGAGCGCAGGCCGGCAGCCAGGCGTGCGCAGCGCCGGGCGAGCGTTGCGTAATCGTGCAGCGGCGTGTCGCCAAGATACGTCGCGATGTGATCCGGATACCGCTGCGCGGCGCGGGCGAGGGTATTGGCAATGTTCATGACGACCTCGCCACACCGGTACTGCCCGCACCGACGGCGTCGGCGGAGGCCGCGCGGCGCGTCGTCACCGTCAGGAAGACGAAGAGCAGCAGGCCGTACACGAGCACCATCACGCCGAGCGTGGTCATGCTCGCGCCGTAGCCGCCGAAGGTGTCCTTGGCCCATCCCGTCAGATAAGGCCCGACGAAGCCGCCGAGATTGCCGACCGAATTCACGAGGCCGATGCCCGCGGCCGCGGCCGCGCCCGTCAGGAACATCGGCGCCAGCGGCCAGAAGAGAATGTTCGACGCCAGAATACCGGCTGCCGCGATACAAAGGCCCAGAATGCCCACGTAGGGAGATGCGGCATTGCCGGCCATCACCAGGCCGACGGCGCCAATCGCGGCAGGCAGCAGGATGTGCCAGCGACGCTCGCCGGTCTTGTCGGAGTGGCGC belongs to Pandoraea pnomenusa and includes:
- a CDS encoding IclR family transcriptional regulator — protein: MSTKSVETAPKARRPKANASAPLPPETPAGATPPLGTQSIHRAVTVLREVAAHGMKGLRLSDIADALSLERPTAHRIVKGLVAQGMLMQNRETRHYHLGHVVYELGLAASPHFSLRELCQPTLQALAEKSGDSVFLMVRSGLDAVCIDLIEGGYPIQTRTLEIGGRRPLGVGAGSLALLIALPPDERARVMATNAGRLASFGNSTQSRLEHAMAISAEAGYAINEEDVLPGVSAIGLAIRPRQGTPYAAISIAAIESRLSGERRIEMAKLLQKEVRALEKKLEVESLRWE
- a CDS encoding class I adenylate-forming enzyme family protein, whose amino-acid sequence is MNIANTLARAAQRYPDHIATYLGDTPLHDYATLARRCARLAAGLRSMGLADGARVALWMRNRPEYLEWLYAIWWAGLVAVPINAKLHPREAAFIVGDAAADILLAQADDLQSIAEFVSPSVVRMPPEDSRVAEWLQVEASQGSGHSAGSLRPGAVASRENDDLAWIFYTSGTTGRPKGVMLSHRNLWSMAACYLTDVDTPGREDRTLYAAPMSHGAGLYSVIFMMQAAGHVFPASGGFDAQEMFALAASLGNISCFAAPTMVNRLVRHAQATEAKSDGFRTLVYGGGPMYAADIERALSVMGPRFVQIYGQGESPMTITVLPREAIAASEHPRWAPRLASVGHAHAMVEVAVVDDDGEPVAAGTPGEVVVRGDVVMQGYWRNPEATAKTLRDGWLWTGDIGVLDDDGYLTLKDRSKDVIISGGTNIYPREVEEVLLRADGVAEVAVIGEPDAEWGEVVVAYVVCTPGDTLDSAALDAFCLAHIARFKRPKRYVALDALPKNHYGKVLKTALRSA